The genomic region TTCGTGGTTGACTTTACGAATAAAATTATTGACATTGTCCAATGACAACTTATCAAGAAGCTGATCGCTTACGCCGTCCTGATCAAGGGGCGCGGCCCAGCCGGCTCCACTAATAATTAGCAGCATGATGACACATAAAACTATTTTCATGCTTCCACCTTATGGTATCAGTCTCACGATCGTGTCGAGGACCAATGCGATAATCGGAATAGCCATTACCATGACCAGAATTTTGCCGGCAAACTCAATCTTGCCGGCCACCGCACCTTCGCCGGCGTCGCGGCAGACTTGGGCCCCAAACTCGGTGATATAGGCAATGCCGATAATCTTGAGAATGGTATTTAGGTAGGTCTGGCTAATATTGGCTTTTTCCGCCAAATCACGGAACAAATTTAACACAACGTTGATTTTACCAAGCACCAGCAAAAAAATGACCGTTGCCAGCGTCAGACTAAGCTGTAAAGCAAATTCGGGACGCTGCCGCCGGATTATTAAGATAAGCAGCGTAACGACAAAGCCCAGCCCGACAATCTGCACAATTTCCATGGCGGCACCCCTTAGAATAACTTAAAAACGTCCTGGACGGTAGTAAACAGCCGGCCTAATAATTGTACGACCCATAGCAGGACGAGAGCGAAGCCCGCCAATGTGCAGATTTGCGCCATGTCTTCCTTGCCTGCCTGTTTGAGCGCCGTGTGGAACACCGAAACCAGTATGCCAACGCCTGCAATTTTGAATAATAAGTCTAATCCCATACTCTACGCCCCTTTCCCTCTACACCAGCAATATTACAATTGCCAGACTGCCGCATACGCCAAGATAGCGATACATTTTCATATTTGGATCGCGCTGGGCGATAGCTTCACGTTCCGCTTTCTCCAGTTCGTGCTGTACCAAGTCAAGCTGCTTCTGTTGTTCCTCGCGGTTCATCGCGCCAAGATTGGCGCCCAGGAGCAGCAAAGCTTCTAGTTCAGGCCGGCCCAAAACAAGCCGGCTGTCCGCCTGACCCAGCGCCCGGCGAAGAGCCTCCTGCGGCGAAAGCCAACTCTCCTTTTGCAGCATTTGCGCCATCCGTCCAAACAGTTCGGCAACGGGGCCGTTGATGCCAACGCTGCAGCGTGCCAGAGCTTCCGGCAGTGGTATGGCTGCATAGTTTATATATGACTTTAGAGAAACAATACAGCTAATAATCTGGGCAATTTGCCGCGGGCGCTCACCATAGCGCCAAGCCATTAAAAAACCAATGGCGGTACCTGCTGTTACCACCAGCAAGCTGCCCGTGAGTTTCAACCACATACTCTCACCTCTTTTGGCCGCCGGTACAACGTTCGGCCGTCGGCAGCCGCAATAACCTGCTCAATAGTGCCGACAGTCGGCGTATCACTTAAAATGACATACCGGTCGAACCAACCGTTTTTTATCAGTTCGCCCACATATGGACGTTGGGCGATACCGGCTATGTCACGCCCATGTACGGTAGCAACAACAACCACGCCCGCATGGAGGGCTTCCTGAATTGCCGCAGCGTCCTCCCCCCTTCCCAGTTCATCTGTTACCAGCACCTGCGGCGCCATGGAACGAAGCAGCATTAAAAGGCCGCTGGCTTTGGGACAGCCGTCGAGAACATCGACCCGCGGTCCTAAATCCATGGTCGGAACGCCGCTAACGCAAGCGGCGATTTCTGATCGCTCATCGACCAGCCCGACCTGAACGCCGGAAAAATTTAGCTGCCGCACGCCACTGCTGAGCTGGCGGATAATATCACGAAGCAGGGTTGTTTTACCACAGCGCGGCGGTGAAATAAGCAGCGTACTATACAAACGCCCATCCGGACCGATCAGGTAAGGCATGAGCGGATCGGCGCAGCCTTTTACCTCCCGTGCCAGACGAATATTCATGGAGGTGGCATTTTTCAGCGCTTTTACCGTACCATCATGGACAATGACCTGTCCGGCCAAGCCAACGCGATGGCCGCCGGCGATCGTAATGAAGCCAAGTTTTAGTTCTTGTTCGAAAGCGTAAAGGGAATTCTTGCTTATTAATTGCAATGTTTTAATTAAATCGTCATAACAGCAGCAGTAGGCCTGCTCCCGCCTGCCTGTCGGCTGACCTGCCGGAGTAAGCATCACGTCGGTCGCTCCCAAGCCCAAAAGGAGGGGCTGATTAACCCTAAGCCGTATTTCGGTGGCCTGTGCGAGCAAAGCCGGAGGCACACCCCGGAGGAGCGCCGCAATCGTGTGCGGCAGGACGGGAAATACCGTCTTTTCCAAAGCTTGAATAGTGTCCATATTTGTCCCGTCCCCTTTCCCTACATAAATATGGTTAACAATAGCCATTTATGACAGCCTTGCGATAAAATAAAAATCCCGGAATGTTCCGGGACTTTAATATTTCGTTCTTATCCTTATACACCGGGGTGAAGAAGATGGCGGCCGGACCGCATGTCTTCCATCTCGTCATCCGCAAAATCCAACGTATTGTCATAAACGATGCCGCCGCAATGCGGACAAGTTACTTCCACTGGATCGTCCTCATCGAGAAGGTCCGCCTCAAAGGTGACATCTTCATGACAAATAGGGCACTCTACTTCCACCATGTCTTCGTCTTCATCTTCATCAGCTATTTCAGCGTCATCAACCATTTTAACGTCATAGACTTCATCTTCCAAATCTGTGAGGTCGTCATCAATGGTTTCCACATAGTTTTCAAGTTCCTGCTGCGCCACTGACATGCACGCCCACTCTTCAGCGAACGAATCCAACACATCAACAATGTTGACCAGGAGTTTACCCTCCGGCGACTGCGTATCTACGTTTAATCCTTTCGTTAGCCCTTGCAAATACGCCACCTTTTCTTTCAAATTGGCCATAAAAAAACCCCCTTTGCTATGTTCCAGCTCATACCGGTATTATTCCCGTCAAAGCCTGAAAACATAACAGAGGGGGTAATTTTCATGTGCTATGCTCGTTCAATATACTCGCCGGTACGGGTATCGATGCGCAACACATCGCCTTCATTGATGAAAAGCGGCACACGGACAACATATCCTGTTTCCAGTTTGGCCGGTTTAGTGCCGCCAGTTGCCGTATCACCCCGGATACCGGGATCGGTCTCCACTACCCTGAGTTCTACCGAATTAGGCAGGTCAACGCCGATAACGACCCCTTGGAAGAACATAACGCCGATGTTCATGTTCTCTTTCAAAAATTTCTTGGCGTCACCAAGCTGTTCCTCGGTAAGGGCGACTTGCTCGTATGTTTCGTTATCCATAAAGTTATACATGCCATCGCTTTCATAAAGGTACTGCATTTCCCGGCGATCCACATGCGCCCTGGGTAATTTCTCGCCGGCGTTGAATGTCCGTTCGACCACGGCCCCGGTACGGACATTTTTCAATTTACTGCGGACAAAAGCAGCGCCCTTACCGGGTTTCACATGCTGGAAATCGACGACTTGCCAAACATCGCCGTCAATTTCAACAGTAATCCCTGTGCGAAAATCGTTGGTAGATATCATGCCCAAAACCTCCCAATTACCAGTCTAGTTCTATGATTTGCTTACTACTCCCAGTCAGCACTTCACAGCCGGAAGCAGTAAGGACAACCATATCCTCAATGCGTACCCCGCCCCAATCGGGCAAATAAATTCCGGGCTCAACCGTCACGATCATGTTCTCTTCCAGGATGATGGAACCATTAGGTGATAAACGCGGTTCTTCATGAATTGCCAGTCCGGCGCCGTGACCCAGCCCGTGACCGAAAAATTCGCCGTACCCGGCGTCAGCAATTACCGCGCGCGCGGCCTTATCCACTTCTCTGCCAGCAAGACCGGGCCT from Thermosinus carboxydivorans Nor1 harbors:
- the efp gene encoding elongation factor P; its protein translation is MISTNDFRTGITVEIDGDVWQVVDFQHVKPGKGAAFVRSKLKNVRTGAVVERTFNAGEKLPRAHVDRREMQYLYESDGMYNFMDNETYEQVALTEEQLGDAKKFLKENMNIGVMFFQGVVIGVDLPNSVELRVVETDPGIRGDTATGGTKPAKLETGYVVRVPLFINEGDVLRIDTRTGEYIERA
- a CDS encoding stage III sporulation protein AB, which codes for MWLKLTGSLLVVTAGTAIGFLMAWRYGERPRQIAQIISCIVSLKSYINYAAIPLPEALARCSVGINGPVAELFGRMAQMLQKESWLSPQEALRRALGQADSRLVLGRPELEALLLLGANLGAMNREEQQKQLDLVQHELEKAEREAIAQRDPNMKMYRYLGVCGSLAIVILLV
- the spoIIIAC gene encoding stage III sporulation protein AC; its protein translation is MGLDLLFKIAGVGILVSVFHTALKQAGKEDMAQICTLAGFALVLLWVVQLLGRLFTTVQDVFKLF
- the spoIIIAD gene encoding stage III sporulation protein AD produces the protein MEIVQIVGLGFVVTLLILIIRRQRPEFALQLSLTLATVIFLLVLGKINVVLNLFRDLAEKANISQTYLNTILKIIGIAYITEFGAQVCRDAGEGAVAGKIEFAGKILVMVMAIPIIALVLDTIVRLIP
- a CDS encoding CD1247 N-terminal domain-containing protein; the protein is MANLKEKVAYLQGLTKGLNVDTQSPEGKLLVNIVDVLDSFAEEWACMSVAQQELENYVETIDDDLTDLEDEVYDVKMVDDAEIADEDEDEDMVEVECPICHEDVTFEADLLDEDDPVEVTCPHCGGIVYDNTLDFADDEMEDMRSGRHLLHPGV
- the spoIIIAA gene encoding stage III sporulation protein AA; protein product: MDTIQALEKTVFPVLPHTIAALLRGVPPALLAQATEIRLRVNQPLLLGLGATDVMLTPAGQPTGRREQAYCCCYDDLIKTLQLISKNSLYAFEQELKLGFITIAGGHRVGLAGQVIVHDGTVKALKNATSMNIRLAREVKGCADPLMPYLIGPDGRLYSTLLISPPRCGKTTLLRDIIRQLSSGVRQLNFSGVQVGLVDERSEIAACVSGVPTMDLGPRVDVLDGCPKASGLLMLLRSMAPQVLVTDELGRGEDAAAIQEALHAGVVVVATVHGRDIAGIAQRPYVGELIKNGWFDRYVILSDTPTVGTIEQVIAAADGRTLYRRPKEVRVCG